Proteins from a single region of Orcinus orca chromosome 20, mOrcOrc1.1, whole genome shotgun sequence:
- the LOC101281852 gene encoding LOW QUALITY PROTEIN: 40S ribosomal protein S2-like (The sequence of the model RefSeq protein was modified relative to this genomic sequence to represent the inferred CDS: deleted 1 base in 1 codon): protein QTADDAGAAGGPRGLGGPGMGGRGGFLRGFSLGVLGRGQGHGAHRGKAEDEERLPVTKLGRLVKDMKIKSLEQIYLFSLPIKESEITDFFLGASLKDEVLKIMPVQKQTCAGHRTKFKAFVATGDYNGQCGLGVKCSKEVATAIRGAIIQAKLSIIPVQQGYWGNKIGKPHTIPCKVNVRCGSVLVCLIPAPRGTGIVLAPVPKKLLIMAGIDNCYISARGCTTTLGNFAKATFDAISKTYSYLTPDLWKETVFTKSLYHEFTDHLVKTPTRVSMQRTQVPAVATT, encoded by the exons CAAACGGCGGATGACGCTGGTGCTGCGGGAGGGCCCAGAGGCCTTGGGGGCCCTGGAATGGGAGGCCGAGGTGGCTTCCTCAGAGGCTTCAGCCTAGGGGTCCTGGGCCGGGGCCAAGGCCATGGAGCTCACAGAGGCAAGGCCGAGGACGAGGAGAGGCTCCCTGTCACCAAGCTGGGCCGCCTGGTCAAGGACATGAAGATCAAGTCCCTGGAGCAGATCTATCTCTTCTCTCTACCCATCAAGGAATCTGAGATCACTGACTTTTTCTTGGGGGCATCCCTCAAGGATGAGGTTTTGAAGATTATGCCTGTGCAAAAGCAGACCTGTGCTGGCCATCGGACCAAGTTCAAGGCATTTGTTGCCACTGGGGATTACAACGGACAATGTGGTTTGGGTGTCAAGTGCTCTAAGGAGGTA GCCACTGCCATCCGTGGGGCCATCATTCAAGCCAAGCTCTCCATCATCCCAGTGCAGCAAGGCTACTGGGGGAACAAGATTGGCAAGCCCCATACCATCCCTTGCAAGGTGAATGTCCGCTGTGGCTCTGTGCTGGTGTGCCTCATCCCTGCCCCCAGGGGCACGGGCATTGTCTTAGCCCCTGTGCCCAAGAAGCTACTGATAATGGCTGGAATTGACAACTGCTACATCTCTGCCAGGGGCTGCACCACCACCCTGGGCAATTTCGCCAAGGCCACTTTTGATGCCATTTCCAAGACCTACAGTTATCTCACTCCTGATCTCTGGAAAGAGACAGTGTTCACCAAGTCTCTGTATCATGAATTCACTGACCATCTTGTAAAGACCCCCACCAGAGTTTCCATGCAGAGGACGCAGGTGCCAGCTGTAGCCACCACATaa